The Thermothelomyces thermophilus ATCC 42464 chromosome 6, complete sequence DNA segment GAGTTCTCCGGATATTGAGGTACTGGCACAGCAAGGATACTCCTCTTGCGAGTCTCTCGGCCCATTCTCATTTGCAGATAGCAAGCTACCCGGTCGACGGATTTAACACACTGCTTTGCTGGGCGAAGTCACTCCCGCCCGATATGCGGTTATTTCGTTGTCGACCGGACAATCATATGTCACGCACCCTCGGAGACCAGTCCAGCATTGTGTGATCGGCTTGATTGACTTGGGCTACTAACAGAAAACTCGAGACATTGCGGAAAAAAGGAAATAGGAGGGGAATTTCAAGAAAGTGAGAAAGCGGACAGTCCCGCCCAAGGACCTCCCAAGGCGATCAAGCGTCCCGCCCGGTTCAGGCCACTGCGTCTGCGCTTCGGATTACATCCGTTTTGGTTCCGCACCCGCCATCTTTGAGGGATGGAAGACCGCTGAAACTGCCAGCCACGCGTCCCAAGGCCTAATGCAGTCGTATCTTCCGAGTGGGAACGGGTGACCACCACCATACCGCCCCTCCCAGGCCTCCAAGAACCAACCACCAGGTGGACTACCCTATCCGCCCACGACGCAGACGACTGGGGAGCACTTAGTTGCCGCACGAGCGCCACGCGATGTTGATCTGCTGAGTGAGGGCAACGGTGGCATCGTCGTCAGTGATGAGGCCGATGGCGGACGAGTTGGTGCTGGTGAGGGCAATGCGGTTGTTGATGTTGAGGATGCCATTGGCGCCGCACGGCGAGAAGATGTAGCTGGCCGTCGGGATCTGGTCCGTCTTGGTGTACACCTGGCCCTGCTCCCAGATGCCGCCGCCCGTGATGGACGTctgcgtcgtcgtcgtggccGACGCGTCCTGGCTGAAGTAGTACGTGCTGTAGAAGGTGCCCGTCACGCCCGTCTCGAGCTGTGCGTAGCCGTGGTACGTGCTCTCGAGCACGGCAAACTGGAAGCCGCTGGGGTACTACGTGGGAGGCGAGACAGGTCAGCATCGCGTTTTTGGGCCGCCGTCTCTCGAGAGGAGATACTGGTCAGCTGCTGCCACCTACCTGGAGGTTCAAGTGGAGCTGGCAGTTCTTGCTCCTCTCAGTGGGGTTGAAGCCAGGCCCGATGTAGGTCTGGAACGCGTCGAAGCCGAAAGTGATGACCTATACGGGGTTGTCAGTGTCCGGTAGATCGAACCGTGGAAGGCAAGAGAGACGCACGGTCTTGTCGGGGGAGATGCTGGTGGACACGGTTCCCTGGGGGCATCCGTTGCCAGAGAAGCTGGCCGAGACGATCTGGATCTCCTTGGGGTCCGGAGCATCGGCCCAGCCATCATTGCCAACGACCGGACCGATggggccggcggcgacgagcgCGGGAAGGAGGAACGCGATGGAACGCATTTTGGCTGACTTGGAGCAACGAAACCGGGTTGTTCAAGACCTGAGGATGCTTTGGGGGAGTTTGAGAGTGCGGACAGGGGCTGTGCTGGTGCTGGAAGAAGGAGAGAAGACGGCGTTGTCGATGACGATGATCGGTCTTTATATCCCTTTCTCGCACCTCAGCTCTGGCAACCAGACTCTCTTCGTGCTCCCCTCGCCAGCCCCGCCTCCTCCCACATTCCGTCCACATTGCGACACAGACGGCAGCCCTCCCGACCGCGGAGGGAATGTTGCGCGCGTCGAGGTCGTCCTTGGCGCCCCAAGTCTGACTTCGTTAATTTGCATATCCAGATTGATGCATCCGCCCTATGGGGTCCAGCGGCCTGCGCCGATGTCCCTGCCTCCGTCCTTGCGGAGGCCGCTAGAGCCTGTTTCCGGAACGTAAAAATTCGCGTCGTCTTTGGTGGCTGGTCCGGGCCCCGAGGTCGTTCTCGCACGTTCGTTAGGCTGTGGTGGTTCGGTGGTTCGCGGCAAGCCGAATTTGCGGATGAAGTGAGGATAAATGAAACAGATATTAAGACGGGACGCACAGCTCTTATGTGCTCGCCTCACAGCGTACCATCGACCCGACCTAGCCCGCTTCGAGACCCAAGTCGGTTCGTGTCGGTTCGGTTTCGCGGCCTGGTCGCTGACAAAACCCCATTCACTTCATGAAGCTGATTCTTTTTATAGAAACCGTTTCCAAACTTTGCCATGTCAACATCGCCGCCCACCGGATCGGGGGCCAGTCCCTGAACCTTGGAGTCTCGGGTTTGCCGGGCGGTGAGCTGCACCGTTGCATCGCCCCGAATTCCAGATCCAGCCACGGGAGGCGCCGGGCTTATACAGTAGACGTAGTCTCGAGTCTGCGTGGCAATGGCAGGGCGAGTCGAAGTTGCAAATCAGCCCATCGATCTTCCCTGAGCTGCTCAGACCCGGCAGAGTGGGCAGAGGCGACATCCAACACATCGACGGGGAAATTCCCGTGCTGATCTGTTCCTGCAACCCGGACCTGGCAGCCCGCGTTGAGCCGTCCCACCGTGCTACACAGAGACTCACCTGGCTCCGTCAAAAGGTACTATTTTTGTGGCGGCGCAAGGGGCTGGTTGATTAAGCTTAATTGGGGATCCACTGGGGACGTTCCCTGCATGGCAAACAAGGCGAGTCTGAGTCGTGGCATGGTTGCATCTTTGCTGCGTCGGGGTAAGCTGGGAATGCAAGTCAGCTGATACAAGTGCATGAGGGCCCCAAAGGTCCTGCTCACCCTATCTCCGCGTCCGCCGGCAACGGCAACTCGGCATACGCCCTCACGAGTGGTTTGGATTGGCTGTGGACGTCACCGTCCCTCTCATAGGCACCATCACAATCGACGGTTTTGCCACAAGAACGGCGTTTGCCCGTTGCAGCCTGGGCTTGCCTCTCAATAGCTCGCACCAACTTTCGCTCAACCATGGTTCTGCCATACCGTTCTTGCCATACGGAGGAGTAATGGGAATACCTGGTCGAGCTGCCAGTCGCTGCCCGGAGCGTCCCTCAGCCTGCACTGCATGTACGAGGTAAGACACACACCACTCCATTTACCGTGATACCCGCCTCTTCGGCTTCCTGTCAGAGAAGTCCGGTTATTCATAACGCCTCATTTTCCAGAGCTTTCTAGGGCTGCTTGGCCTGTGCAATTCTCCCCTCAATTGCGGAAGTCCGGGTCTGAATCTCGGGATCGGATCCAGACAATGCCCCTGGCCCACAATCAGCAGGATCAGGTTCGATGTAACGTCGACCAACCCGGAACGGTCCTTCGTGGCATGCAACAGAACCTCGGACGAGTAAGTCCCGTTTAGGAACAGTCAATGAATAGCCGGCCAAAAAATGAAGCCGACTCAAGTACCAGCCATCACGGTCCTTCATTCACTCCGCAACCAACACCGCTGGGGGAAAAACAATCCAAATACGGTAACCCATGTTGGTGCCAGGCTAGAATCCGGGGCTGAGCTCCCAATATTCCCCCTCTCATAACCATGGAAACGCCATATTGCAGTTGCAAGTTGAAGTTGCAGTCCTGTCAGCCACCTGCACGGTACCGCTCCTGCTGCTCCACGCACGAGGGGGAGGCAGTTGGCGCGCATCGTACCTAGGGGTCGTCTACGAACTTTCGTGGCTGATCTTGCTCAAGGACCCTCTCGTCATGGCAATCTCCATGGACGGCCCTCTCACCACTGGTGCACTTATTTGGCACGGAACCCAATATGCCTTCCACGATTTTGCTGGTACCCTCCCTCTTGAGTCGTCGGTATCACAAAGATAAGAATAGCAACAGGGTAtattgtaatccgtatatattGTGTGATGCCAGTCGGCGAAGCAACAAAACCGGGCTCGATGAGAAGAGTGAACCGAGTCGTACGCTTCGTGTTCGCTGTGATAAATCGACGTTAGTAGCGAAGGTCCACGTCCTGTTCGCGCAGACGCTGCACACTGCCTGcctactaccaccaccatGTACATAAGAGCAGTACGGATCCACGGGCATGAGAGCACGGGATCGAAAATATCGTTCGCCAGCACCAGAACGGTCAAGTTCTGGGCCCTGGACCTGGTACACATGTGCTCATGTCCTCCACGGGCAGGACCCCGTTCCGGATAGTTACCAGGCTGAGGAGCAGCGGATGTGAAGGCGAGCTGCTAACCGTAAGGGGATGAGACCCCGGGGCTCGACCGGAACGCCGGAAGACACAAAGTGACCACTGCCCATGACTGACCGTCTTGGGGATGGTTGACCGCGCATCAGATCGGATTACGGAAACCGCCATGCCGTCTGCTGCACCCATGATCGACATGATCCTCCCGCCAAGAAccaaggggaggggggtaaaaagggggggggaggccCCCATCCCAAAAGACTGGTACCGCACAGCGCATGAAGCATCTTCATCCGCCAGGACGTTGGAATGGATGCGGAGAATGCGGAGAAGCAAAGGGGTTACAACGATACGACAACCTCTGAACCACCTCCCTTCTCCGCTCCCctcttcccttttttttgtctGATCTATCGTCGGGCGGAGGCTGAAGGTCGGAGAGAGGGTTAACGTAACAGACAGACCATGGAAGACGCTGCGGAAGTGGCGTGACTTGACAAACGCCAATGCATTTTCCCCGCGCAAAGACGGCGCAGAGACACAAATGCATGCCGCCTGAAGCAAATGCATTGCAATAATAAGTACGTTGTACATACATCTCTCAACAGAGCACGCTACATGATCAACTTTTCCCATCCTCATTGACTTCCCCGTCTGCTGGCCCCAGATGACCCAACCCCTTACTGCTTCTCAACCTCCTTGAGGATACCAGCCAGGTTGATGCTCTTGGGCCGCTCAATTGGCAGGCCAAGGGCCCGATCCCAGATCAGCTGGGCCAGGGGACCCAAGCCGCGGCTCACGCCAAAGGTGGCAGTGTAGTAGAGGGTCTCGTGGAAGCCGTAGTGGTGGAACAGGACGCCGGAGCTGCTGTCGACGTTGGGGTAGGGGTTCTTTGTCTTGCCGTGCTTCTTGAGCACCTCGGGCGCGATGCGGCTGTTGGTCTGGACCAGCTTGAAGACCGGGTCGCGGGCAATCTCCGGCCGCGCGGCGGCGTAGTCCATGAGGGCCTCGAAGCGCGGGTCGGGCTTGCGCAGGACGGCGTGGCCGTAGCCGGGAACGACCCGTCCCGAGTTGAGAGTCGCCCAGAGGTAGTCCTGCACGTCTTGGTCGGTGTAGGACTCCGGAATGGCTTCCTTCATCTGGAGGATCCAGCGAAGGACTTCCTGGGCGGCGAGGCTGTGTGGGAGGTATGTTAGTTAGTGTTTCTGTCTTGTCCACAAAGAGGGCGAGCCGGGACTGAGGATAGGGGGGGGAGAAGCATACCCGTGCAGCGGTCCGGCCAGACCCTGCAGACCGGCGCTGTAGCTGAGGAAGGGGTCGCTCAGAGCGCTACCCACTAGATGTGTCGTGTGGGCCGAGACGTTGCCGCCCTCGTGGTCGCCGTGCAGGGCAAGGTACAGGCGCAGGAGGTCCTGGAAGTTCTCGTTCTCCGGGCCGCCCTTGCCGAGCATGGCGGCGAAGTTGTAGGACCAGTCCTGCTCGAAGTCGATCTCGGCAGGCagcgggccgccgccgcggtaGGAGTTCTGGTAGATCTTGGCGGCAATGGTGGGCAGCTTGGCGAGCAGCGAAATGCAGTCGTCAAAGGTGGGCTCCCAGTAGTCGGCCTTGCTGAGGCCCTTCTCGTAGGCCTTGGCAAACTTGGAGGTGTAGTTGAGGGCCGAGACGGCAATGGCAAACTGGGTCATGGGGTGCAGGTCGCGCGGGAAATTGTCGAGCATCTTGTTGACGAAGTCGGGCAGTTGACCCTGCTCGGCAAGCTCGCGCGAGAACTGGCGGACCTGGTTGACCGAGGGCACCTTGCCGGTCAGCAGCAACCAGAACATGGCCTCGG contains these protein-coding regions:
- a CDS encoding uncharacterized protein (predicted extracellular protein); amino-acid sequence: MRSIAFLLPALVAAGPIGPVVGNDGWADAPDPKEIQIVSASFSGNGCPQGTVSTSISPDKTVITFGFDAFQTYIGPGFNPTERSKNCQLHLNLQYPSGFQFAVLESTYHGYAQLETGVTGTFYSTYYFSQDASATTTTQTSITGGGIWEQGQVYTKTDQIPTASYIFSPCGANGILNINNRIALTSTNSSAIGLITDDDATVALTQQINIAWRSCGN